The proteins below come from a single Stomoxys calcitrans chromosome 1, idStoCalc2.1, whole genome shotgun sequence genomic window:
- the LOC106095046 gene encoding pupal cuticle protein Edg-78E has product MFKIFVLTALLAFAHADNIDKDAQVLSYKNDPADAEGNYAYAFETSNGIQQQEAGNPAGVAGSYEFVSPEGEKFLVSYTADENGFQPVGDHLPTPPPIPEAIVKALEYIAAHPPQEARK; this is encoded by the coding sequence TTCGTCTTGACCGCTTTGTTGGCTTTTGCCCATGCTGACAACATCGACAAAGATGCCCAAGTGCTGAGCTATAAAAATGATCCCGCCGATGCCGAGGGCAACTATGCCTATGCCTTTGAGACCAGCAATGGTATACAACAGCAGGAGGCTGGCAACCCAGCTGGTGTAGCTGGCTCCTATGAGTTTGTGTCGCCCGAAGGTGAAAAATTCCTTGTGAGCTATACCGCCGATGAGAATGGTTTCCAACCCGTTGGTGATCATTTGCCCACACCTCCCCCAATTCCAGAGGCCATTGTTAAAGCTTTGGAATATATTGCTGCTCATCCTCCTCAGGAAGCACGAAAATAA